A stretch of the Desulfobacter sp. genome encodes the following:
- a CDS encoding Hsp70 family protein, with product MAPIFGIDFGTSNSAVSVSKNNTVTLLNVDPENPISNSLKSILYFLKQGGDTRSFVGYEGVRQYIENEAEGRYMQSIKTFLPDTGFEKTSIYGKTYTLEELISIFLKVMKERGERLINEEVTDLVLGRPVIFSQDRVREQTAQDRLIRAAHLAGFKNVEFQMEPIAAALAHEKSMAHGKEEIVLVGDFGAGSSDFTIHRARQGAGKTMDQRQKDILSVGGVYIGGDNFDSMIMREKIAWHYGRDVEVKSMFSDNLTGLSPLVIRRLMQWHLIPQLRRPATLNNIKELKVGAKLRDKKRLENLENLIHSNYGYLLFKAIEKAKCGLSDHGSAQVVFNDSGMAIDEPVFRKEFETMIQEEIASLDQCIDQTLSNAGLEPDDIDLVFLTGGSSYIPLIRALFEEKIGHQKIRIGDAFTSVAYGLGLYASFLA from the coding sequence ATGGCCCCTATTTTCGGCATTGACTTTGGTACGTCCAACTCAGCGGTATCTGTTTCTAAAAACAATACCGTGACACTTCTCAATGTGGATCCTGAAAATCCCATCTCCAATTCCCTTAAATCCATCCTGTATTTTTTAAAACAGGGGGGAGATACCCGCTCTTTTGTCGGGTATGAAGGGGTTCGTCAATATATTGAGAATGAGGCCGAAGGCCGTTATATGCAGTCCATTAAAACCTTTCTGCCGGATACGGGGTTTGAAAAAACATCTATTTACGGGAAAACCTATACCTTGGAAGAATTAATTTCCATTTTTCTCAAGGTGATGAAGGAGAGGGGCGAACGCCTGATTAATGAAGAGGTGACAGACCTGGTTCTGGGCAGGCCTGTGATTTTTTCCCAGGACAGGGTGCGGGAGCAGACCGCCCAGGACCGCTTGATCCGGGCGGCCCACCTGGCCGGATTTAAAAATGTGGAATTCCAGATGGAGCCCATTGCAGCAGCACTTGCCCATGAAAAGAGCATGGCCCATGGAAAGGAAGAAATTGTCCTGGTCGGAGATTTCGGGGCGGGCAGTTCGGATTTTACCATTCACAGGGCCAGACAGGGTGCGGGGAAAACCATGGACCAGAGGCAGAAGGATATTCTTTCTGTGGGCGGGGTCTATATTGGCGGCGATAATTTTGACTCCATGATCATGCGGGAAAAAATCGCCTGGCATTATGGACGGGATGTGGAGGTCAAATCCATGTTCAGTGATAATCTTACAGGCCTTTCCCCCCTGGTGATCCGCAGGCTCATGCAATGGCATCTGATCCCCCAGCTGCGCCGGCCCGCCACATTGAACAATATCAAAGAGCTTAAGGTCGGCGCCAAGCTCAGGGATAAAAAGCGCCTGGAAAATCTTGAGAATCTCATTCATTCCAATTACGGGTATCTGCTTTTTAAGGCCATTGAAAAGGCCAAGTGCGGATTATCCGACCATGGGAGTGCCCAGGTTGTTTTTAACGATTCTGGCATGGCCATTGACGAACCTGTGTTCAGAAAAGAATTTGAAACCATGATCCAGGAAGAAATAGCCTCCCTTGACCAATGCATTGACCAGACCCTGTCCAATGCCGGGCTGGAGCCTGATGATATTGACCTGGTCTTTTTGACGGGCGGTTCTTCATATATTCCTTTGATCAGGGCCTTGTTCGAGGAAAAAATCGGACACCAAAAAATACGGATCGGTGATGCCTTTACCTCGGTGGCTTATGGCCTGGGCCTGTATGCCAGTTTTCTAGCCTAA
- a CDS encoding VOC family protein has protein sequence MPLKTCPSPIKVFSILLFYLCLASFFWGCASTRIKLPEMSQTATGQYHEGRFVWFDLYTDDLTGCSLFYEKLFGWSFEHLGSPNVRTILKNGVPIGNAVYSKPLKKEIKESRWLGFISVTNVDEVSEIIQKNKGSLYIPPKDLPDRGRVCVAIDPQGAIFGIVRAKGGDPMPPETLENQWMGSELWTTHKDAAIQFYQGIAGYGTREISMEPFGQYTFLTKENRSVAGIVQITWDHVKPNWLPYIAVADVALISHRAEKLGGKILVSPEPNVKEGHVAIISDPSGAVFAVQQLPTQTTGEDQ, from the coding sequence ATGCCTTTAAAAACATGCCCAAGTCCGATTAAAGTCTTTTCCATTTTGCTCTTTTATCTTTGCCTTGCCTCTTTTTTTTGGGGATGCGCCAGCACCCGGATCAAGCTTCCTGAAATGAGCCAGACGGCCACAGGGCAATATCATGAGGGCCGATTTGTCTGGTTTGATTTATATACAGATGATTTGACAGGCTGTAGCCTTTTTTATGAAAAATTGTTTGGCTGGTCTTTTGAACACCTGGGCAGCCCCAATGTCCGGACCATTTTGAAAAACGGGGTTCCCATTGGCAATGCCGTCTATTCCAAACCCCTGAAAAAAGAAATCAAAGAATCCAGATGGCTGGGGTTTATTTCAGTCACAAATGTTGACGAGGTATCCGAAATCATCCAGAAAAATAAGGGAAGCCTCTATATTCCGCCCAAAGACCTGCCGGACAGGGGCAGGGTCTGTGTGGCCATTGATCCCCAGGGCGCCATCTTCGGCATTGTCAGGGCCAAAGGCGGAGATCCCATGCCCCCGGAAACATTGGAAAATCAATGGATGGGCAGTGAACTATGGACCACCCATAAGGATGCGGCAATTCAATTCTACCAAGGGATCGCAGGCTATGGCACACGGGAAATCAGCATGGAACCCTTTGGCCAATACACCTTTTTGACCAAAGAAAACCGATCTGTGGCAGGCATTGTTCAAATCACCTGGGACCATGTTAAACCCAACTGGCTTCCCTATATTGCCGTGGCCGATGTGGCCTTGATTTCCCATAGAGCAGAAAAATTAGGCGGAAAAATCCTTGTCAGCCCCGAGCCAAATGTCAAGGAAGGCCATGTGGCAATCATATCTGATCCGTCCGGGGCGGTATTTGCCGTTCAGCAATTACCAACTCAAACAACTGGGGAGGATCAATAA
- a CDS encoding ISAs1 family transposase, translating to MGTQKKIAETIINKGCDYVLALKENHKTLHDEAVLFFNKMEEMKNQGYQFNEQTSVDGGHGRVETRRAVITSDIDWFEDKKSWKGLKSIGMIESTREMDGQISHEKRYYISSLDSDPNIFGNAVRRHWGIENSVHWVLDIAFREDESRVRKGNSPENFAAIRHIALNLLRNNKTFKGSVKTKRLNAAMDIKYLEEVMFG from the coding sequence ATGGGCACTCAAAAGAAAATCGCTGAAACCATAATAAACAAAGGGTGTGACTATGTCCTTGCCCTGAAAGAAAATCATAAAACCTTGCATGATGAAGCGGTACTTTTTTTCAATAAAATGGAAGAAATGAAAAATCAGGGGTACCAGTTTAATGAACAGACCAGTGTTGACGGAGGGCACGGTCGAGTCGAAACGCGCAGGGCTGTGATAACCTCTGATATTGATTGGTTTGAAGATAAAAAAAGTTGGAAAGGTTTGAAAAGTATTGGAATGATTGAATCCACCCGGGAAATGGACGGCCAGATCAGTCATGAAAAGCGATATTATATATCGAGCCTGGATAGCGACCCCAATATTTTTGGTAATGCTGTCAGGAGGCATTGGGGAATTGAAAATTCAGTGCATTGGGTATTGGATATTGCGTTCCGTGAAGACGAAAGCAGAGTCAGAAAGGGGAACTCTCCTGAGAATTTTGCAGCGATTCGGCACATTGCATTAAATTTATTACGGAACAATAAGACATTTAAAGGGAGTGTAAAAACCAAAAGGTTGAATGCTGCTATGGATATCAAATATCTGGAGGAAGTTATGTTTGGATGA
- a CDS encoding IS256 family transposase encodes MTEENTEFDFQKALKGIQEGKPFTGKGGVLTSLIKNLAEADLEGELESHLGQEVSANRRNGKSKKTIKSLDGKFELETPRDRAGTFSPQIVKKHQTTLSDEIERKIIALYGLGMSYNDMASHLQEIYGLEISNATLSTITDKIIHTVKEWQARPLENVYPIVWLDAIHYKVRENGKVGSKAVYTILGVNIEGRKEVLGLYISENEGANFWLQVLTDLSNRGVKDILIACVDGLKGFPEAIETIFPDTEVQLCVVHQIRNSLKYVGSKNKKEFMADLKRVYKAVNKDLAEEELDILENKWNDKYPIVIKSWRNNWERLSHFFKYPEEIRRIIYTTNTIEAVHRQFRKLTKTKGSFPNQDSLLKLLYMGIQNASKKWTMPIQNWSLTISQLAIFFEGRLDKELGI; translated from the coding sequence ATGACCGAAGAAAACACCGAATTTGATTTTCAAAAAGCCCTTAAAGGCATCCAGGAAGGTAAACCCTTCACAGGTAAGGGCGGCGTCCTTACATCATTAATCAAAAATCTTGCTGAAGCTGATCTTGAAGGAGAGTTGGAGTCCCATCTCGGGCAGGAAGTTTCTGCCAACCGCCGTAATGGAAAAAGCAAAAAGACCATTAAATCCCTGGATGGTAAATTTGAGCTGGAAACCCCGCGTGACAGGGCCGGAACCTTCTCTCCACAGATCGTCAAAAAACATCAGACAACGCTCAGCGATGAAATTGAAAGAAAGATAATAGCCCTTTACGGCCTGGGCATGAGTTATAATGATATGGCTTCCCATTTACAGGAAATCTATGGACTTGAGATTTCAAATGCCACTCTGAGCACCATTACCGATAAAATCATCCATACCGTCAAAGAATGGCAGGCCAGGCCGTTGGAAAATGTGTACCCAATCGTATGGCTTGATGCCATACATTATAAAGTACGAGAAAACGGAAAGGTCGGCAGCAAAGCCGTTTACACAATTCTTGGGGTGAATATCGAGGGCCGCAAAGAGGTTCTTGGGCTGTACATATCCGAGAATGAGGGTGCGAACTTCTGGCTGCAGGTGTTAACAGACCTTTCAAACCGAGGGGTAAAAGATATCCTGATTGCCTGTGTTGATGGTCTAAAAGGTTTTCCCGAGGCCATTGAGACCATATTCCCGGACACAGAAGTTCAACTCTGCGTAGTCCACCAGATCCGAAATTCATTGAAATACGTTGGTTCCAAAAATAAAAAGGAATTTATGGCAGATCTAAAACGTGTTTATAAAGCGGTCAATAAGGATCTGGCCGAAGAAGAACTGGATATCTTGGAAAATAAATGGAATGACAAATACCCGATTGTGATAAAATCCTGGCGGAACAACTGGGAACGCCTCAGTCATTTCTTTAAATATCCAGAAGAGATTCGACGGATAATATACACCACAAATACCATTGAGGCTGTGCATCGACAGTTTCGAAAACTGACCAAAACAAAGGGATCATTCCCGAACCAGGACAGCCTGTTAAAACTGCTTTACATGGGGATCCAGAACGCCAGTAAAAAATGGACAATGCCGATTCAAAATTGGTCACTGACAATTTCCCAGTTGGCAATTTTCTTTGAAGGCCGGCTGGATAAAGAGCTGGGAATTTGA
- a CDS encoding ISAs1 family transposase, whose translation MQDPRHHNKLHNLIDVVIIAICAVVAGADTYEQIENFGKKRKRWLSKFLSLPHGIPSHDTFGRIFERMNPNEFQSSFMHWVQSVAKMTKGQVIAIDGKTLRRSHDTSNDKKAIHMISAWASSNKVVLGQLKTEEKSNEIRECSEFCVTVSVPGSASAPAEVKVRSENGPSISHVGGVDFCWSGVPGTIFSICK comes from the coding sequence ATTCAGGACCCCAGACACCACAATAAGCTTCATAATTTAATTGATGTCGTCATCATCGCAATTTGTGCGGTAGTTGCTGGCGCAGACACTTATGAGCAAATTGAAAACTTTGGCAAAAAGAGAAAAAGGTGGTTGTCAAAATTTCTAAGCCTTCCCCATGGGATACCCTCCCATGACACCTTTGGCAGAATTTTTGAAAGGATGAACCCGAATGAATTTCAGAGCAGTTTTATGCACTGGGTTCAGTCGGTTGCAAAGATGACCAAAGGTCAAGTCATTGCAATCGACGGCAAAACTCTAAGGCGTTCACACGATACCTCCAATGATAAGAAAGCCATTCATATGATCAGTGCGTGGGCTTCGTCTAATAAAGTGGTTTTAGGGCAATTAAAAACCGAAGAAAAATCAAATGAAATTAGGGAATGTTCAGAATTCTGTGTCACGGTTTCGGTTCCCGGATCTGCCTCAGCGCCAGCGGAAGTAAAAGTCAGGTCCGAGAATGGGCCTTCAATCAGCCACGTCGGAGGAGTTGACTTTTGCTGGAGCGGAGTTCCTGGAACCATCTTTTCCATCTGTAAATAA
- a CDS encoding integron integrase — MENKKKFTPNPNFKLLDQVRETLRYYHYARSTERTYCQWIMRYIYFFEKKVHPKDMGEKEIERFLSHLATHEKVAASTQRQALNALVFLYRDVLLNPLDASIAPVRSKRKRRPPTVLTEKEVKSVLDHMRGTHMLMARLIYGSGIRLMECIRLRIQDVDFGQGQIYVRDGKGGKDRTTYLPKMVVEELLQQIARVKSLHQQDLDEGFGAVYLPNALAKKYKNAAKKTGWQYVFPARSRSIDPRSKIERRHHVLESGLQKAVKTAVAKSDIDKRATVHTLRHSFATHMLEHGVNIRVLQELLGHADVKTTEIYTHVMRKDIHRVQNPLDRLYKKGGGNEQQTGNAFT; from the coding sequence ATGGAAAACAAGAAAAAATTCACTCCTAATCCAAACTTTAAGCTGCTTGACCAAGTCCGCGAAACGTTGCGCTATTATCATTATGCAAGGTCCACAGAAAGGACCTATTGCCAATGGATTATGCGCTATATCTATTTTTTTGAAAAAAAAGTCCATCCAAAGGATATGGGGGAAAAAGAAATTGAGCGTTTTCTCTCCCACCTTGCTACCCATGAAAAAGTAGCCGCCTCTACCCAGAGGCAGGCACTTAATGCCCTGGTATTTCTCTACCGTGATGTTCTGTTAAACCCTCTTGATGCCTCAATCGCACCTGTTCGCTCAAAACGGAAAAGACGGCCGCCAACTGTTTTGACAGAAAAGGAGGTGAAAAGCGTATTGGATCATATGCGTGGCACACACATGCTGATGGCGAGACTGATCTACGGGTCCGGCATCCGGCTTATGGAGTGTATCAGGCTGCGCATCCAGGATGTGGATTTTGGGCAGGGTCAGATTTATGTCAGAGATGGCAAGGGCGGAAAAGACCGTACCACCTATCTTCCTAAAATGGTCGTAGAGGAACTGTTGCAGCAAATTGCGCGTGTAAAAAGTCTCCACCAACAGGATCTTGATGAGGGCTTTGGTGCTGTGTATCTGCCCAATGCCCTGGCAAAAAAGTATAAAAACGCGGCAAAAAAAACCGGGTGGCAGTATGTCTTTCCTGCTCGTTCCCGCTCTATTGATCCGCGTAGTAAGATCGAGCGGCGTCACCATGTTCTTGAGTCAGGATTACAAAAAGCAGTAAAAACGGCGGTGGCAAAATCCGATATTGATAAACGAGCCACCGTCCACACCCTGCGTCACTCTTTTGCCACTCATATGCTTGAGCATGGTGTGAACATCCGCGTCTTGCAAGAACTTCTCGGGCACGCTGATGTAAAAACCACGGAAATATATACCCATGTCATGCGCAAGGATATTCATCGGGTGCAGAACCCTCTCGACCGCCTCTATAAAAAAGGAGGTGGGAACGAACAACAGACTGGCAACGCGTTCACATGA
- a CDS encoding alpha/beta hydrolase, with the protein MGNTIIQYLWIFEEQVSHSVYHHGRMIGGISVQNCVVMGTSGGANIALLLAIKYPEQVTGVIADSCAELFSPKDLRKEVANRELRTKDQIDFWEYANGDDWEDVVNEDSKLLLSFADRGGNLFDGRLDAINCPVLLTGSLKDSFITDIGEQNIRMAKQIQNCITFLSNDGEHPFMWTCPDVFRFVSYQFLKEWGK; encoded by the coding sequence TTGGGAAATACTATCATACAGTATCTTTGGATTTTCGAGGAACAGGTAAGTCACAGCGTTTATCATCATGGCAGGATGATTGGTGGGATAAGTGTGCAAAACTGCGTGGTTATGGGAACAAGTGGTGGGGCGAATATAGCATTGCTTCTCGCAATCAAATATCCTGAACAAGTTACAGGAGTCATAGCAGATAGCTGTGCCGAATTATTTTCACCAAAGGATTTGCGTAAGGAAGTAGCGAACAGAGAATTACGTACCAAAGATCAGATAGACTTTTGGGAATATGCAAATGGTGATGACTGGGAAGATGTCGTGAACGAAGACAGTAAGCTATTGTTGAGTTTTGCGGATAGGGGTGGGAATCTTTTTGACGGAAGGCTGGACGCTATAAACTGCCCTGTTCTTCTTACCGGCAGTTTAAAAGATTCTTTTATTACTGATATTGGTGAACAGAACATACGTATGGCCAAACAAATTCAAAATTGCATCACCTTCTTAAGTAATGACGGAGAGCACCCTTTTATGTGGACGTGTCCCGATGTATTTCGATTTGTGTCTTATCAGTTTCTGAAAGAATGGGGTAAGTGA
- a CDS encoding type II toxin-antitoxin system RelE/ParE family toxin — protein sequence MIKTFKHKGLRKFFETGKLSGIQPGHKQKLRIRLIALDTATCIEDMNTPGWRLHSLKGDRQGLWAIDVNKNWRIVFEFKDGNAYIVDYEDYH from the coding sequence ATGATAAAAACCTTTAAACACAAAGGGCTGCGTAAGTTCTTTGAAACTGGTAAGTTGTCAGGTATTCAACCCGGGCACAAACAAAAGCTCAGAATTCGACTGATCGCACTTGATACGGCAACATGCATAGAAGATATGAATACTCCCGGTTGGCGGCTCCATAGTTTAAAAGGTGATCGCCAAGGATTATGGGCGATTGATGTAAACAAAAACTGGCGTATCGTTTTTGAGTTTAAAGATGGGAATGCCTATATTGTAGATTATGAGGATTATCACTAA
- a CDS encoding HigA family addiction module antidote protein, producing the protein MAMYNPPHPGEFIKEVYLEPLNVSPRSVALQLKVSPSTFSRLIKGQSAISPGMALRLSKCLGRSPESWLRMQDSYDLWQAKQSIDLSEIEPLSIPA; encoded by the coding sequence ATGGCCATGTATAACCCTCCCCACCCTGGGGAATTCATCAAAGAAGTTTATTTGGAGCCTTTAAATGTATCGCCCCGCAGCGTTGCTTTACAACTCAAGGTTTCGCCTTCAACCTTCTCAAGGCTCATTAAAGGACAGAGTGCAATCAGTCCTGGAATGGCTCTACGACTATCAAAATGCTTGGGCCGTAGTCCTGAAAGTTGGCTTCGTATGCAGGACAGCTATGACCTTTGGCAAGCTAAACAAAGTATCGATCTTTCTGAAATAGAGCCACTATCAATTCCAGCTTAA